The following coding sequences lie in one Mus musculus strain C57BL/6J chromosome 11, GRCm38.p6 C57BL/6J genomic window:
- the Smtn gene encoding smoothelin isoform X5, protein MPGVPGPGPEMAAAFEEQLSQALQELQTVAEAGRSAVTQAADAALATVEPVAQAAEELRAETAALSRRLDALTRQVEVLSLRLGVPLVPDLESELEPSELLLAAADPEALFQAAEDAGTPVAHPPAFSTRRSSSGGPSRRSSLMEPDPAEPPSTTVEAANGAEQARVDKGPEGRSPLSAEELTAIEDEGVLDKMLDQTTNFEERKLIRAALRELRQRKRDQRDKERERRLREARARPGESRSNVATETTTRHSQRAADGSTVGTVTKTERLVHSNDGTQTARTTTVESSFMRRLENGSSSSSTTTTTVQTKSFSSSSSSSSSKKMGSIFDREDQTSSRPGSLAALERRQAEKKKELMKAQSLPKTSASQARKAMIEKLEKEGSAGGPGTPRTAVQRSTSFGVPNANSIKQMLLDWCRAKTRGYEHVDIQNFSSSWSDGMAFCALVHNFFPEAFDYGQLSPQNRRQNFEMAFSSAETHADCPQLLDTEDMVRLREPDWKCVYTYIQEFYRCLVQKGLVKTKKS, encoded by the exons ATGCCCGGAGTGCCAGGGCCTGGGCCTGAGATGGCTGCAGCCTTTGAAGAACAGTTGAGCCAGGCATTACAAGAACTGCAGACGGTGGCTGAAGCAGGCCGGTCAGCGGTGACCCAGGCAGCCGATGCAGCTCTGGCCACTGTAGAGCCAGTGGCTCAGGCAGCCGAAGAGCTTCGAGCAGAGACGGCAGCTCTGAGCCGGCGGCTCGATGCACTGACCAGGCAGGTGGAGGTGCTGAGCTTACGGCTGGGTGTTCCACTTGTGCCCGACCTGGAGTCTGAGCTAGAGCCCAGCGAGCTGTTGCTGGCTGCTGCCGACCCCGAGgccctcttccaggcagctgaggATGCTGGGACCCCCGTGGCCCACCCGCCTGCCTTTAGCACCCGCCGCAGCTCTTCTGGGGGCCCCTCTCGAAGGAGCAGTCTC ATGGAGCCAGATCCTGCAGAGCCCCCCTCCACCACAGTGGAAGCAGCTAATGGCGCAGAGCAGGCTCGAGTGGACAAAGGCCCAGAGGGGCGGAGTCCCCTGAGTGCAGAGGAGCTGACGGCCATTGAGGACGAAGGAGTCCTGGACAAGATG CTGGACCAGACTACGAACTTTGAGGAGAGGAAGCTCATCCGGGCTGCACTGCGTGAGCTCCGACAAAGAAAGAGAG ACCAGAGGGACAAGGAACGAGAACGGAGGCTACGGGAGGCACGGGCCCGGCCGGGCGAGAGCCGAAGCAATGTGGCCACGGAGACCACCACCAGGCACAGCCAGCGGGCGGCTGATGGCTCTACTGTCGGCACAGTTACCAAAACCGAGCGCCTCGTTCACTCCA ATGATGGCACTCAGACGGCCCGCACCACCACAGTGGAGTCCAGTTTCATGAGGCGCTTGGAGA atggcagcagcagcagcagcaccaccaccaccacggtcCAAACCAAgagtttttcctcttcctcttcctcgtcCTCGTCCAAAAAGATGGGCAG TATCTTCGACCGAGAGGACCAGACCAGCTCACGTCCTGGCAGCCTGGCAGCCCTTGAAAGACGCCaggcagagaagaagaaagagttaaTGAAGGCACAGAGTCTGCCCAAGACTTCAGCATCCCAAGCACGCAAGGCCATGattgagaagctagagaaagaaggCTCTGCAGG TGGTCCTGGCACACCCCGTACAGCTGTACAGCGTTCTACCAGCTTCGGAGTCCCCAACGCCAATAGCATCAAGCAGATGTTGCTGGACTGGTGCCGAGCCAAGACCCGCGGCTACGAG caCGTGGACATCCAGAACTTCTCCTCCAGCTGGAGTGATGGGATGGCCTTCTGTGCCCTGGTGCACAATTTCTTCCCTGAGGCTTTTGACTATGGGCAGCTGAGCCCACAAAACCGACGCCAGAACTTTGAAATGGCCTTCTCATCCGCTGA gacCCATGCGGACTGCCCGCAGCTCCTGGATACAGAGGACATGGTGCGGCTTCGAGAGCCAGACTGGAAGTGCGTGTACACGTACATCCAGGAGTTCTACCGCTGTCTGGTCCAGAAGGGGCTGGTAAAAACCAAAAAGTCCTAA